The Manihot esculenta cultivar AM560-2 chromosome 11, M.esculenta_v8, whole genome shotgun sequence genome includes a region encoding these proteins:
- the LOC110625782 gene encoding proline-rich receptor-like protein kinase PERK3 isoform X4, with product MDTRDPNESGSSSSASENYDGIGPKSYSYDELAKVTGHFSHNNLIGRGGFGHVFRASLDGETRAIKRLDYPGVESEGDLEREIMVVKSISHKNLVELIGYCIDGANRLLILKYFPNGSLRSKLDGKENVLDWKKRMNIAIGSARGLEYLHEHCKHKIIHLDIKPDNILLDEHFEPKITDFGLAHFFTDAATHISKSSVMGTQVYEDPLTTKLGKYSDKSDIYSFGVTLLELITGRKPLDNGIDIVTWANLHIREALDGKYANFVDSKIQSFDDEEMHRMVSCINSCLNRLPKFRPTMEKIRLVLEGKSLPEVLYDHNLQCGMIYKDENTIGPKSYSYGELARVTDHFSLNNQIGRGSFGHVFKASLDGEIRAIKRLDFPDVQFEEGLEREIMVFKSVRHKNLVELVGYCIHGSNRLLISKYFPNGSLRSKLHGSGDVLDWKKRMKIAIGSAKGLEYLHEHCNPKIIHLNMKPDNIFLDEDFEPKITDFGLAQFFTDGATHISKSSVMGTHVYEDPLTTKLGKYSDKSDIYSFGVTLLELIMGRKPIENGIDIVTWANRLIKEEGRYTNFVDFNLQSFDREQMYRMISCVNSCLNQSPNSRPTMKKIRLVLEEKLPSEELYDHELQWSIILYSFMLIY from the exons ATGGATACTAGAG ATCCGAATGAATCTGGTTCATCTTCATCTGCATCTGAGAATTATGACGGTATTGGGCCAAAGTCATATTCATACGATGAACTAGCAAAGGTAACTGGTCATTTCTCGCACAATAACCTAATTGGTCGAGGTGGTTTTGGTCATGTTTTTAGAGCATCCTTAGATGGCGAGACTCGTGCTATCAAAAGACTTGATTATCCGGGTGTAGAGTCTGAAGGAGATTTGGAAAGGGAGATTATGGTCGTAAAAAGCATCAGTCACAAAAACCTCGTTGAACTGATTGGTTACTGCATTGATGGAGCCAATAGATTGcttattttaaagtattttccAAATGGATCTTTGAGATCTAAATTAGATG GGAAGGAGAATGTTTTAGACTGGAAAAAAAGAATGAATATTGCTATAGGTTCTGCAAGAGGACTGGAATATTTACATGAACACT GTAAACATAAAATTATACATTTAGATATCAAGCCGGACAATATTCTTCTTGATGAACATTTTGAACCTaag ATAACAGATTTTGGACTTGCTCATTTTTTTACGGATGCTGCTACTCACATATCCAAATCATCAGTTATGGGAACCCAAGT TTACGAAGATCCACTGACGACAAAATTAGGAAAGTATTCTGATAAATCTGATATTTATTCTTTTGGTGTTACACTTTTAGAGCTGATTACCGGAAGAAAACCTTTAGATAATGGCATTGATATTGTTACTTGG GCAAATCTTCACATTAGAGAGGCTTTAGATGGAAAATATGCAAATTTTGTAGATTCCAAAATACAATCTTTTGATGATGAAGAAATGCATAGAATGGTTTCTTGTATTAATTCTTGCTTAAATCGACTTCCAAAATTTCGTCCAacaatggaaaag ATACGTCTAGTTCTTGAAGGAAAATCGCTTCCAGAAGTATTATACGATCACAATTTGCAATGCGGTATGATATATAAAG ATGAGAATACTATTGGGCCAAAGTCATATTCATACGGTGAACTAGCAAGGGTAACTGATCATTTCTCGCTCAATAACCAAATTGGTCGAGGTAGTTTTGGTCATGTTTTTAAGGCATCCTTAGATGGTGAGATCCGTGCTATTAAGAGACTTGATTTTCCGGATGTACAATTCGAAGAAGGTTTGGAGAGGGAGATTATGGTCTTCAAAAGCGTCAGACACAAAAACCTCGTTGAACTGGTTGGTTACTGTATTCATGGATCCAATAGATTGCTTATTTCAAAGTATTTTCCAAATGGGTCCTTGAGATCTAAATTACATG GAAGTGGGGATGTTTTGGACTGGAAAAAAAGAATGAAGATCGCCATAGGTTCTGCAAAAGGATTGGAATATTTACATGAACACT GTAAtcctaaaattattcatttaaataTGAAACCGGATAATATTTTTCTTGACGAAGATTTTGAACCTAAG ATAACAGATTTTGGACTTGCTCAATTTTTTACCGACGGTGCTACTCACATATCCAAATCATCAGTTATGGGAACCCATGT TTATGAAGATCCACTAACAACAAAACTGGGGAAGTATTCTGATAAATCTGATATTTATTCTTTTGGAGTTACACTTTTAGAATTGATTATGGGAAGAAAACCTATAGAAAACGGCATTGACATTGTTACTTGG GCAAATCGTCTAATTAAAGAGGAGGGAAGATATACCAATTTTGTAGATTTCAATTTACAATCTTTTGACCGTGAACAAATGTATCGAATGATTTCTTGTGTTAATTCTTGTCTAAATCAATCTCCAAATTCTCGTCCAACAATGAAAAAG ATACGTCTAGTTCTCGAAGAAAAATTGCCTTCAGAGGAATTATACGATCATGAATTGCAATGGAGTATTATTCTATACtcttttatgttaatttattag
- the LOC110625782 gene encoding proline-rich receptor-like protein kinase PERK2 isoform X2: MDTRDPNESGSSSSASENYDGIGPKSYSYDELAKVTGHFSHNNLIGRGGFGHVFRASLDGETRAIKRLDYPGVESEGDLEREIMVVKSISHKNLVELIGYCIDGANRLLILKYFPNGSLRSKLDGKENVLDWKKRMNIAIGSARGLEYLHEHCKHKIIHLDIKPDNILLDEHFEPKITDFGLAHFFTDAATHISKSSVMGTQVYEDPLTTKLGKYSDKSDIYSFGVTLLELITGRKPLDNGIDIVTWANLHIREALDGKYANFVDSKIQSFDDEEMHRMVSCINSCLNRLPKFRPTMEKIRLVLEGKSLPEVLYDHNLQCDENTIGPKSYSYGELARVTDHFSLNNQIGRGSFGHVFKASLDGEIRAIKRLDFPDVQFEEGLEREIMVFKSVRHKNLVELVGYCIHGSNRLLISKYFPNGSLRSKLHGSGDVLDWKKRMKIAIGSAKGLEYLHEHCNPKIIHLNMKPDNIFLDEDFEPKITDFGLAQFFTDGATHISKSSVMGTHVYEDPLTTKLGKYSDKSDIYSFGVTLLELIMGRKPIENGIDIVTWANRLIKEEGRYTNFVDFNLQSFDREQMYRMISCVNSCLNQSPNSRPTMKKEADEPKPSLKPFIMEETNNYGIRDRGHASRRPTEATSYGSSHIIPETSFDEMNMLHLIKTLNISSYF; this comes from the exons ATGGATACTAGAG ATCCGAATGAATCTGGTTCATCTTCATCTGCATCTGAGAATTATGACGGTATTGGGCCAAAGTCATATTCATACGATGAACTAGCAAAGGTAACTGGTCATTTCTCGCACAATAACCTAATTGGTCGAGGTGGTTTTGGTCATGTTTTTAGAGCATCCTTAGATGGCGAGACTCGTGCTATCAAAAGACTTGATTATCCGGGTGTAGAGTCTGAAGGAGATTTGGAAAGGGAGATTATGGTCGTAAAAAGCATCAGTCACAAAAACCTCGTTGAACTGATTGGTTACTGCATTGATGGAGCCAATAGATTGcttattttaaagtattttccAAATGGATCTTTGAGATCTAAATTAGATG GGAAGGAGAATGTTTTAGACTGGAAAAAAAGAATGAATATTGCTATAGGTTCTGCAAGAGGACTGGAATATTTACATGAACACT GTAAACATAAAATTATACATTTAGATATCAAGCCGGACAATATTCTTCTTGATGAACATTTTGAACCTaag ATAACAGATTTTGGACTTGCTCATTTTTTTACGGATGCTGCTACTCACATATCCAAATCATCAGTTATGGGAACCCAAGT TTACGAAGATCCACTGACGACAAAATTAGGAAAGTATTCTGATAAATCTGATATTTATTCTTTTGGTGTTACACTTTTAGAGCTGATTACCGGAAGAAAACCTTTAGATAATGGCATTGATATTGTTACTTGG GCAAATCTTCACATTAGAGAGGCTTTAGATGGAAAATATGCAAATTTTGTAGATTCCAAAATACAATCTTTTGATGATGAAGAAATGCATAGAATGGTTTCTTGTATTAATTCTTGCTTAAATCGACTTCCAAAATTTCGTCCAacaatggaaaag ATACGTCTAGTTCTTGAAGGAAAATCGCTTCCAGAAGTATTATACGATCACAATTTGCAATGCG ATGAGAATACTATTGGGCCAAAGTCATATTCATACGGTGAACTAGCAAGGGTAACTGATCATTTCTCGCTCAATAACCAAATTGGTCGAGGTAGTTTTGGTCATGTTTTTAAGGCATCCTTAGATGGTGAGATCCGTGCTATTAAGAGACTTGATTTTCCGGATGTACAATTCGAAGAAGGTTTGGAGAGGGAGATTATGGTCTTCAAAAGCGTCAGACACAAAAACCTCGTTGAACTGGTTGGTTACTGTATTCATGGATCCAATAGATTGCTTATTTCAAAGTATTTTCCAAATGGGTCCTTGAGATCTAAATTACATG GAAGTGGGGATGTTTTGGACTGGAAAAAAAGAATGAAGATCGCCATAGGTTCTGCAAAAGGATTGGAATATTTACATGAACACT GTAAtcctaaaattattcatttaaataTGAAACCGGATAATATTTTTCTTGACGAAGATTTTGAACCTAAG ATAACAGATTTTGGACTTGCTCAATTTTTTACCGACGGTGCTACTCACATATCCAAATCATCAGTTATGGGAACCCATGT TTATGAAGATCCACTAACAACAAAACTGGGGAAGTATTCTGATAAATCTGATATTTATTCTTTTGGAGTTACACTTTTAGAATTGATTATGGGAAGAAAACCTATAGAAAACGGCATTGACATTGTTACTTGG GCAAATCGTCTAATTAAAGAGGAGGGAAGATATACCAATTTTGTAGATTTCAATTTACAATCTTTTGACCGTGAACAAATGTATCGAATGATTTCTTGTGTTAATTCTTGTCTAAATCAATCTCCAAATTCTCGTCCAACAATGAAAAAG gaaGCAGACGAGCCAAAACCTAGCCTCAAGCCTTTTATCATGGAAGAAACTAATAATTATGGTATACGAGATCGTGGACATGCCAGTCGACGACCAACAGAAGCAACAAGTTATGGTTCCTCCCACATCATTCCAGAAACTTCATTTGATGAGATGAATATGTTACATTTAATAAAAACCTTAAACATctcatcttatttttaa
- the LOC110625782 gene encoding proline-rich receptor-like protein kinase PERK3 isoform X3: MDTRDPNESGSSSSASENYDGIGPKSYSYDELAKVTGHFSHNNLIGRGGFGHVFRASLDGETRAIKRLDYPGVESEGDLEREIMVVKSISHKNLVELIGYCIDGANRLLILKYFPNGSLRSKLDGKENVLDWKKRMNIAIGSARGLEYLHEHCKHKIIHLDIKPDNILLDEHFEPKITDFGLAHFFTDAATHISKSSVMGTQVYEDPLTTKLGKYSDKSDIYSFGVTLLELITGRKPLDNGIDIVTWANLHIREALDGKYANFVDSKIQSFDDEEMHRMVSCINSCLNRLPKFRPTMEKIRLVLEGKSLPEVLYDHNLQCGMIYKDENTIGPKSYSYGELARVTDHFSLNNQIGRGSFGHVFKASLDGEIRAIKRLDFPDVQFEEGLEREIMVFKSVRHKNLVELVGYCIHGSNRLLISKYFPNGSLRSKLHGSGDVLDWKKRMKIAIGSAKGLEYLHEHYFGLAQFFTDGATHISKSSVMGTHVYEDPLTTKLGKYSDKSDIYSFGVTLLELIMGRKPIENGIDIVTWANRLIKEEGRYTNFVDFNLQSFDREQMYRMISCVNSCLNQSPNSRPTMKKEADEPKPSLKPFIMEETNNYGIRDRGHASRRPTEATSYGSSHIIPETSFDEMNMLHLIKTLNISSYF, translated from the exons ATGGATACTAGAG ATCCGAATGAATCTGGTTCATCTTCATCTGCATCTGAGAATTATGACGGTATTGGGCCAAAGTCATATTCATACGATGAACTAGCAAAGGTAACTGGTCATTTCTCGCACAATAACCTAATTGGTCGAGGTGGTTTTGGTCATGTTTTTAGAGCATCCTTAGATGGCGAGACTCGTGCTATCAAAAGACTTGATTATCCGGGTGTAGAGTCTGAAGGAGATTTGGAAAGGGAGATTATGGTCGTAAAAAGCATCAGTCACAAAAACCTCGTTGAACTGATTGGTTACTGCATTGATGGAGCCAATAGATTGcttattttaaagtattttccAAATGGATCTTTGAGATCTAAATTAGATG GGAAGGAGAATGTTTTAGACTGGAAAAAAAGAATGAATATTGCTATAGGTTCTGCAAGAGGACTGGAATATTTACATGAACACT GTAAACATAAAATTATACATTTAGATATCAAGCCGGACAATATTCTTCTTGATGAACATTTTGAACCTaag ATAACAGATTTTGGACTTGCTCATTTTTTTACGGATGCTGCTACTCACATATCCAAATCATCAGTTATGGGAACCCAAGT TTACGAAGATCCACTGACGACAAAATTAGGAAAGTATTCTGATAAATCTGATATTTATTCTTTTGGTGTTACACTTTTAGAGCTGATTACCGGAAGAAAACCTTTAGATAATGGCATTGATATTGTTACTTGG GCAAATCTTCACATTAGAGAGGCTTTAGATGGAAAATATGCAAATTTTGTAGATTCCAAAATACAATCTTTTGATGATGAAGAAATGCATAGAATGGTTTCTTGTATTAATTCTTGCTTAAATCGACTTCCAAAATTTCGTCCAacaatggaaaag ATACGTCTAGTTCTTGAAGGAAAATCGCTTCCAGAAGTATTATACGATCACAATTTGCAATGCGGTATGATATATAAAG ATGAGAATACTATTGGGCCAAAGTCATATTCATACGGTGAACTAGCAAGGGTAACTGATCATTTCTCGCTCAATAACCAAATTGGTCGAGGTAGTTTTGGTCATGTTTTTAAGGCATCCTTAGATGGTGAGATCCGTGCTATTAAGAGACTTGATTTTCCGGATGTACAATTCGAAGAAGGTTTGGAGAGGGAGATTATGGTCTTCAAAAGCGTCAGACACAAAAACCTCGTTGAACTGGTTGGTTACTGTATTCATGGATCCAATAGATTGCTTATTTCAAAGTATTTTCCAAATGGGTCCTTGAGATCTAAATTACATG GAAGTGGGGATGTTTTGGACTGGAAAAAAAGAATGAAGATCGCCATAGGTTCTGCAAAAGGATTGGAATATTTACATGAACACT ATTTTGGACTTGCTCAATTTTTTACCGACGGTGCTACTCACATATCCAAATCATCAGTTATGGGAACCCATGT TTATGAAGATCCACTAACAACAAAACTGGGGAAGTATTCTGATAAATCTGATATTTATTCTTTTGGAGTTACACTTTTAGAATTGATTATGGGAAGAAAACCTATAGAAAACGGCATTGACATTGTTACTTGG GCAAATCGTCTAATTAAAGAGGAGGGAAGATATACCAATTTTGTAGATTTCAATTTACAATCTTTTGACCGTGAACAAATGTATCGAATGATTTCTTGTGTTAATTCTTGTCTAAATCAATCTCCAAATTCTCGTCCAACAATGAAAAAG gaaGCAGACGAGCCAAAACCTAGCCTCAAGCCTTTTATCATGGAAGAAACTAATAATTATGGTATACGAGATCGTGGACATGCCAGTCGACGACCAACAGAAGCAACAAGTTATGGTTCCTCCCACATCATTCCAGAAACTTCATTTGATGAGATGAATATGTTACATTTAATAAAAACCTTAAACATctcatcttatttttaa
- the LOC110625782 gene encoding proline-rich receptor-like protein kinase PERK3 isoform X5 → MDTRDPNESGSSSSASENYDGIGPKSYSYDELAKVTGHFSHNNLIGRGGFGHVFRASLDGETRAIKRLDYPGVESEGDLEREIMVVKSISHKNLVELIGYCIDGANRLLILKYFPNGSLRSKLDGKENVLDWKKRMNIAIGSARGLEYLHEHCKHKIIHLDIKPDNILLDEHFEPKITDFGLAHFFTDAATHISKSSVMGTQVYEDPLTTKLGKYSDKSDIYSFGVTLLELITGRKPLDNGIDIVTWANLHIREALDGKYANFVDSKIQSFDDEEMHRMVSCINSCLNRLPKFRPTMEKIRLVLEGKSLPEVLYDHNLQCGMIYKDENTIGPKSYSYGELARVTDHFSLNNQIGRGSFGHVFKASLDGEIRAIKRLDFPDVQFEEGLEREIMVFKSVRHKNLVELVGYCIHGSNRLLISKYFPNGSLRSKLHGSGDVLDWKKRMKIAIGSAKGLEYLHEHCNPKIIHLNMKPDNIFLDEDFEPKITDFGLAQFFTDGATHISKSSVMGTHVYEDPLTTKLGKYSDKSDIYSFGVTLLELIMGRKPIENGIDIVTWANRLIKEEGRYTNFVDFNLQSFDREQMYRMISCVNSCLNQSPNSRPTMKKIRLVLEEKLPSEELYDHELQWRSRRAKT, encoded by the exons ATGGATACTAGAG ATCCGAATGAATCTGGTTCATCTTCATCTGCATCTGAGAATTATGACGGTATTGGGCCAAAGTCATATTCATACGATGAACTAGCAAAGGTAACTGGTCATTTCTCGCACAATAACCTAATTGGTCGAGGTGGTTTTGGTCATGTTTTTAGAGCATCCTTAGATGGCGAGACTCGTGCTATCAAAAGACTTGATTATCCGGGTGTAGAGTCTGAAGGAGATTTGGAAAGGGAGATTATGGTCGTAAAAAGCATCAGTCACAAAAACCTCGTTGAACTGATTGGTTACTGCATTGATGGAGCCAATAGATTGcttattttaaagtattttccAAATGGATCTTTGAGATCTAAATTAGATG GGAAGGAGAATGTTTTAGACTGGAAAAAAAGAATGAATATTGCTATAGGTTCTGCAAGAGGACTGGAATATTTACATGAACACT GTAAACATAAAATTATACATTTAGATATCAAGCCGGACAATATTCTTCTTGATGAACATTTTGAACCTaag ATAACAGATTTTGGACTTGCTCATTTTTTTACGGATGCTGCTACTCACATATCCAAATCATCAGTTATGGGAACCCAAGT TTACGAAGATCCACTGACGACAAAATTAGGAAAGTATTCTGATAAATCTGATATTTATTCTTTTGGTGTTACACTTTTAGAGCTGATTACCGGAAGAAAACCTTTAGATAATGGCATTGATATTGTTACTTGG GCAAATCTTCACATTAGAGAGGCTTTAGATGGAAAATATGCAAATTTTGTAGATTCCAAAATACAATCTTTTGATGATGAAGAAATGCATAGAATGGTTTCTTGTATTAATTCTTGCTTAAATCGACTTCCAAAATTTCGTCCAacaatggaaaag ATACGTCTAGTTCTTGAAGGAAAATCGCTTCCAGAAGTATTATACGATCACAATTTGCAATGCGGTATGATATATAAAG ATGAGAATACTATTGGGCCAAAGTCATATTCATACGGTGAACTAGCAAGGGTAACTGATCATTTCTCGCTCAATAACCAAATTGGTCGAGGTAGTTTTGGTCATGTTTTTAAGGCATCCTTAGATGGTGAGATCCGTGCTATTAAGAGACTTGATTTTCCGGATGTACAATTCGAAGAAGGTTTGGAGAGGGAGATTATGGTCTTCAAAAGCGTCAGACACAAAAACCTCGTTGAACTGGTTGGTTACTGTATTCATGGATCCAATAGATTGCTTATTTCAAAGTATTTTCCAAATGGGTCCTTGAGATCTAAATTACATG GAAGTGGGGATGTTTTGGACTGGAAAAAAAGAATGAAGATCGCCATAGGTTCTGCAAAAGGATTGGAATATTTACATGAACACT GTAAtcctaaaattattcatttaaataTGAAACCGGATAATATTTTTCTTGACGAAGATTTTGAACCTAAG ATAACAGATTTTGGACTTGCTCAATTTTTTACCGACGGTGCTACTCACATATCCAAATCATCAGTTATGGGAACCCATGT TTATGAAGATCCACTAACAACAAAACTGGGGAAGTATTCTGATAAATCTGATATTTATTCTTTTGGAGTTACACTTTTAGAATTGATTATGGGAAGAAAACCTATAGAAAACGGCATTGACATTGTTACTTGG GCAAATCGTCTAATTAAAGAGGAGGGAAGATATACCAATTTTGTAGATTTCAATTTACAATCTTTTGACCGTGAACAAATGTATCGAATGATTTCTTGTGTTAATTCTTGTCTAAATCAATCTCCAAATTCTCGTCCAACAATGAAAAAG ATACGTCTAGTTCTCGAAGAAAAATTGCCTTCAGAGGAATTATACGATCATGAATTGCAATGGA gaaGCAGACGAGCCAAAACCTAG
- the LOC110625782 gene encoding proline-rich receptor-like protein kinase PERK2 isoform X1, producing MDTRDPNESGSSSSASENYDGIGPKSYSYDELAKVTGHFSHNNLIGRGGFGHVFRASLDGETRAIKRLDYPGVESEGDLEREIMVVKSISHKNLVELIGYCIDGANRLLILKYFPNGSLRSKLDGKENVLDWKKRMNIAIGSARGLEYLHEHCKHKIIHLDIKPDNILLDEHFEPKITDFGLAHFFTDAATHISKSSVMGTQVYEDPLTTKLGKYSDKSDIYSFGVTLLELITGRKPLDNGIDIVTWANLHIREALDGKYANFVDSKIQSFDDEEMHRMVSCINSCLNRLPKFRPTMEKIRLVLEGKSLPEVLYDHNLQCGMIYKDENTIGPKSYSYGELARVTDHFSLNNQIGRGSFGHVFKASLDGEIRAIKRLDFPDVQFEEGLEREIMVFKSVRHKNLVELVGYCIHGSNRLLISKYFPNGSLRSKLHGSGDVLDWKKRMKIAIGSAKGLEYLHEHCNPKIIHLNMKPDNIFLDEDFEPKITDFGLAQFFTDGATHISKSSVMGTHVYEDPLTTKLGKYSDKSDIYSFGVTLLELIMGRKPIENGIDIVTWANRLIKEEGRYTNFVDFNLQSFDREQMYRMISCVNSCLNQSPNSRPTMKKEADEPKPSLKPFIMEETNNYGIRDRGHASRRPTEATSYGSSHIIPETSFDEMNMLHLIKTLNISSYF from the exons ATGGATACTAGAG ATCCGAATGAATCTGGTTCATCTTCATCTGCATCTGAGAATTATGACGGTATTGGGCCAAAGTCATATTCATACGATGAACTAGCAAAGGTAACTGGTCATTTCTCGCACAATAACCTAATTGGTCGAGGTGGTTTTGGTCATGTTTTTAGAGCATCCTTAGATGGCGAGACTCGTGCTATCAAAAGACTTGATTATCCGGGTGTAGAGTCTGAAGGAGATTTGGAAAGGGAGATTATGGTCGTAAAAAGCATCAGTCACAAAAACCTCGTTGAACTGATTGGTTACTGCATTGATGGAGCCAATAGATTGcttattttaaagtattttccAAATGGATCTTTGAGATCTAAATTAGATG GGAAGGAGAATGTTTTAGACTGGAAAAAAAGAATGAATATTGCTATAGGTTCTGCAAGAGGACTGGAATATTTACATGAACACT GTAAACATAAAATTATACATTTAGATATCAAGCCGGACAATATTCTTCTTGATGAACATTTTGAACCTaag ATAACAGATTTTGGACTTGCTCATTTTTTTACGGATGCTGCTACTCACATATCCAAATCATCAGTTATGGGAACCCAAGT TTACGAAGATCCACTGACGACAAAATTAGGAAAGTATTCTGATAAATCTGATATTTATTCTTTTGGTGTTACACTTTTAGAGCTGATTACCGGAAGAAAACCTTTAGATAATGGCATTGATATTGTTACTTGG GCAAATCTTCACATTAGAGAGGCTTTAGATGGAAAATATGCAAATTTTGTAGATTCCAAAATACAATCTTTTGATGATGAAGAAATGCATAGAATGGTTTCTTGTATTAATTCTTGCTTAAATCGACTTCCAAAATTTCGTCCAacaatggaaaag ATACGTCTAGTTCTTGAAGGAAAATCGCTTCCAGAAGTATTATACGATCACAATTTGCAATGCGGTATGATATATAAAG ATGAGAATACTATTGGGCCAAAGTCATATTCATACGGTGAACTAGCAAGGGTAACTGATCATTTCTCGCTCAATAACCAAATTGGTCGAGGTAGTTTTGGTCATGTTTTTAAGGCATCCTTAGATGGTGAGATCCGTGCTATTAAGAGACTTGATTTTCCGGATGTACAATTCGAAGAAGGTTTGGAGAGGGAGATTATGGTCTTCAAAAGCGTCAGACACAAAAACCTCGTTGAACTGGTTGGTTACTGTATTCATGGATCCAATAGATTGCTTATTTCAAAGTATTTTCCAAATGGGTCCTTGAGATCTAAATTACATG GAAGTGGGGATGTTTTGGACTGGAAAAAAAGAATGAAGATCGCCATAGGTTCTGCAAAAGGATTGGAATATTTACATGAACACT GTAAtcctaaaattattcatttaaataTGAAACCGGATAATATTTTTCTTGACGAAGATTTTGAACCTAAG ATAACAGATTTTGGACTTGCTCAATTTTTTACCGACGGTGCTACTCACATATCCAAATCATCAGTTATGGGAACCCATGT TTATGAAGATCCACTAACAACAAAACTGGGGAAGTATTCTGATAAATCTGATATTTATTCTTTTGGAGTTACACTTTTAGAATTGATTATGGGAAGAAAACCTATAGAAAACGGCATTGACATTGTTACTTGG GCAAATCGTCTAATTAAAGAGGAGGGAAGATATACCAATTTTGTAGATTTCAATTTACAATCTTTTGACCGTGAACAAATGTATCGAATGATTTCTTGTGTTAATTCTTGTCTAAATCAATCTCCAAATTCTCGTCCAACAATGAAAAAG gaaGCAGACGAGCCAAAACCTAGCCTCAAGCCTTTTATCATGGAAGAAACTAATAATTATGGTATACGAGATCGTGGACATGCCAGTCGACGACCAACAGAAGCAACAAGTTATGGTTCCTCCCACATCATTCCAGAAACTTCATTTGATGAGATGAATATGTTACATTTAATAAAAACCTTAAACATctcatcttatttttaa